A genomic segment from Glycine max cultivar Williams 82 chromosome 1, Glycine_max_v4.0, whole genome shotgun sequence encodes:
- the LOC102667489 gene encoding transcription factor bHLH140, producing the protein MDHHTPSTNPTLSQFSSSKSNKSLNKEKKGGARKCKGVRLSTDQQSVAARERRHRISDRFKILQSMVPGGSKMDTVSMLEEAIQYVKFLKTQIWLHQTMINFMDNDNNNNNNYESSSSLPSPLLHPNRDNCYYFPSEQFFSPQPNAVFDYDNMQDLAQCSFQGEDTTYIDASLKYWPA; encoded by the coding sequence ATGGATCATCACACTCCTTCCACTAACCCTACCTTATCTCAATTCTCTTcttcaaaatcaaacaaaagtttaaacaaagagaaaaagggTGGTGCCAGAAAATGCAAAGGAGTGAGGCTCTCCACTGACCAACAAAGCGTGGCGGCGAGAGAACGAAGGCACAGAATCAGTGACAGGTTCAAGATCCTGCAGAGCATGGTCCCCGGTGGAAGCAAGATGGACACGGTGTCCATGCTGGAAGAGGCCATTCAGTATGTGAAGTTCCTCAAGACCCAGATTTGGCTTCACCAAACCATGATCAACTTCATGGACaatgataataacaataataataactatgaGTCTTCTTCTTCACTACCCTCACCTTTGTTACACCCTAATAGGGATAATTGCTATTATTTCCCTTCTGAACAGTTTTTTTCACCTCAGCCAAATGCAGTGTTTGATTATGATAACATGCAGGATTTGGCACAATGCAGCTTCCAAGGTGAAGACACGACCTACATTGATGCCTCTTTGAAATATTGGCCAGCGTGA